The following proteins come from a genomic window of Solwaraspora sp. WMMA2065:
- a CDS encoding class I SAM-dependent methyltransferase: METIESAGYSPAWLGLREPADAKARSAELVAEVRRLLTGAARTEVHDLGCGTGSMGRWLAPQLPGAQHWVLHDRDRELLRHAEARMAPAASDGAPVTATVRRDDVTALTVDDLAGADLVTASALLDLLTADEVDRLAATVRAIACPALLTLTVVGDVRFDPAEPLDGELTAAFNDHQRRHSAGRPLLGPSAVESATEAFTRHGATVLVRPSPWRLGPEQAELTERWLDGWIAAAYEQRPELAARPGGYRRRRLAAAAAGELGVTVEHRDMLVVPG, encoded by the coding sequence ATGGAGACGATTGAGTCGGCCGGCTACAGCCCGGCGTGGTTGGGGCTGCGGGAGCCCGCGGACGCGAAGGCGCGCTCTGCGGAACTGGTCGCCGAGGTACGCCGGCTGCTCACCGGCGCTGCCCGCACCGAAGTACACGACCTCGGCTGCGGCACCGGGTCGATGGGTCGTTGGCTGGCCCCGCAACTGCCCGGTGCCCAGCACTGGGTGCTGCACGACCGCGACCGCGAACTGCTGCGCCATGCCGAGGCCCGGATGGCCCCGGCGGCGTCCGACGGCGCGCCGGTCACCGCGACGGTACGCCGCGACGACGTCACCGCGCTCACCGTCGACGACCTGGCCGGCGCCGACCTGGTCACGGCCTCGGCGCTGCTGGACCTGCTCACCGCCGACGAGGTGGACCGGCTGGCGGCGACCGTCCGGGCGATCGCCTGTCCGGCGTTGCTGACCCTGACCGTGGTCGGTGACGTACGGTTCGATCCCGCAGAACCGCTCGACGGGGAGCTGACGGCCGCGTTCAACGACCATCAGCGGCGGCACAGCGCGGGTCGGCCGCTGCTCGGCCCGTCGGCGGTGGAATCGGCGACCGAGGCGTTCACCCGGCACGGGGCAACCGTGCTGGTGCGGCCCAGCCCGTGGCGGCTCGGCCCGGAGCAGGCCGAGCTGACCGAACGGTGGCTGGACGGCTGGATCGCGGCGGCGTACGAGCAGCGGCCGGAGCTGGCCGCCCGGCCGGGGGGCTACCGGCGCCGCCGGCTCGCCGCTGCCGCCGCCGGTGAGCTGGGGGTCACCGTGGAACACCGGGACATGTTGGTCGTGCCCGGCTGA
- the ribA gene encoding GTP cyclohydrolase II translates to MAPPRRPKDSLHARPAHILPYGSCVGAGRTGADALCSTSPIGRTMLEPPPHAPVNGKLAATNGTGPAPTATVRRQVTVPLRFPDGYTASARVFTFDGLADRREHVALGLGDWHRALEPAGDGGDPPLVRPHSECLTGDVFGSQRCDCGPQLREAVERIAARGGFLLYLRQEGRGIGLYAKLDAYALQDAGLDTFEANVALGRGEDERDYTVAAQMLLALGVHRVALLSNNPDKAAQLTGLGVTVTEQIPTGVHVSAANVRYLAAKANHAAHTIDLSVTD, encoded by the coding sequence ATGGCACCTCCTCGACGACCGAAAGATAGCCTGCATGCGAGGCCGGCACACATTCTCCCGTACGGCTCATGTGTCGGTGCCGGCCGGACCGGCGCCGACGCTCTGTGCAGCACATCACCGATAGGACGTACGATGCTTGAACCGCCGCCCCACGCTCCGGTCAACGGTAAGCTCGCCGCCACCAACGGGACGGGTCCCGCGCCGACGGCGACGGTCCGCCGACAGGTCACGGTGCCGCTGCGGTTCCCCGACGGCTACACCGCCAGCGCCCGGGTCTTCACCTTCGACGGTCTGGCCGACCGCCGCGAGCACGTGGCGCTGGGCCTGGGCGACTGGCACCGGGCACTGGAACCGGCCGGCGACGGCGGTGACCCACCGCTGGTACGCCCGCACAGTGAGTGCCTGACCGGCGACGTGTTCGGCAGCCAACGGTGTGACTGCGGCCCGCAGCTGCGCGAGGCGGTGGAGCGGATCGCCGCCCGCGGCGGCTTCCTGCTCTACCTGCGGCAGGAAGGGCGGGGCATCGGGCTGTACGCCAAGCTCGACGCCTACGCGCTGCAGGACGCCGGGTTGGACACCTTCGAGGCGAACGTGGCCCTGGGCCGGGGCGAGGACGAACGCGACTACACGGTAGCGGCGCAGATGCTGCTCGCGCTCGGCGTGCACCGGGTAGCCCTGCTCAGCAACAATCCGGACAAGGCGGCACAGCTCACCGGGCTCGGGGTCACGGTGACCGAACAGATCCCCACCGGTGTGCACGTCTCAGCGGCGAACGTGCGCTACCTGGCCGCCAAGGCGAACCACGCCGCACACACCATCGATCTGTCGGTGACCGACTGA
- a CDS encoding glycosyltransferase family 4 protein translates to MVVVVLPGNVDDPTAPSGGNAYDRQVCAGLVATGRPVREIAVPGAWPRPDRTSRAALAGLLATLADGTVVLIDGLVACGVPEVVGPHADRLRLAVLVHLPLADETGLDPAEAAALELAERAVLGSAAAVIATSDATARQLATRHSLSADRIRVALPGVAPAPLASRDPAGRRLLCVASVTPRKGHDVLVEALATVTDLGWECVCVGALTAAAYVDQVRQRIAYHRLGDRVTLAGPRAAATLAGTYADADLLILPSHAETYGMVVTEALACGIPVLASDVGGVPQAVGRTDAGERPGRLVPPDDPAALGAAVRRWLTDGDERERLRAAAVARRAGLPDWADTATRVGAVLHELGWR, encoded by the coding sequence ATGGTCGTCGTGGTACTGCCCGGCAATGTGGACGACCCGACCGCCCCCAGCGGTGGCAACGCCTACGACCGGCAGGTCTGCGCCGGTCTGGTCGCGACCGGACGACCGGTACGGGAGATCGCTGTCCCCGGTGCCTGGCCGCGCCCGGACCGGACCAGCCGGGCCGCGCTCGCCGGCCTCCTCGCCACCCTGGCCGACGGCACGGTGGTGCTGATCGACGGTCTGGTCGCCTGCGGGGTGCCCGAGGTGGTCGGACCGCACGCCGACCGGCTACGGCTGGCCGTGCTGGTCCACCTGCCACTGGCCGACGAGACCGGGCTGGACCCGGCCGAGGCGGCCGCCCTGGAGCTGGCCGAACGCGCGGTGCTCGGCTCGGCGGCGGCGGTGATCGCCACCAGCGACGCGACGGCACGCCAACTCGCCACCCGCCACAGCCTGTCCGCCGACCGAATCCGGGTGGCGCTCCCGGGTGTCGCACCGGCACCCCTGGCCAGCCGGGACCCGGCCGGCCGACGGCTGCTCTGCGTCGCGTCGGTCACCCCCCGTAAGGGCCACGACGTACTCGTCGAGGCGCTCGCCACCGTCACCGACCTGGGCTGGGAATGTGTCTGCGTGGGAGCGCTGACCGCCGCCGCGTACGTCGACCAGGTCCGGCAGCGGATCGCGTACCACCGGCTCGGGGACCGCGTCACGCTGGCCGGGCCCCGGGCGGCGGCGACGTTGGCCGGCACTTACGCCGACGCCGATCTGCTCATCCTGCCGTCGCACGCCGAGACGTACGGCATGGTGGTCACCGAGGCGCTGGCCTGCGGCATCCCGGTACTGGCCAGCGATGTCGGCGGGGTGCCGCAGGCGGTGGGTCGCACCGACGCGGGTGAGCGCCCCGGCCGGCTGGTACCGCCCGACGACCCGGCGGCGCTCGGTGCGGCGGTACGCCGCTGGCTGACCGACGGCGACGAGCGGGAGCGGTTGCGGGCGGCCGCCGTCGCGCGCCGGGCCGGGCTGCCTGATTGGGCGGACACCGCCACCAGGGTCGGCGCGGTACTGCACGAACTGGGTTGGCGCTGA
- a CDS encoding zinc-binding alcohol dehydrogenase: MTLRDHAFWLRTPGTGEIRPVEVDSPGPGEVLVRTRFTGLSRGTETLVFRGEVPPSQYAAMRAPYQDGDFPAPVKYGYLNVGQVEQGPAELVGRTVFCLYPHQTRYVVPADAVTVVPDSVPPRRAVLAGTVETAVNALWDAAPLLGDRITVVGAGMVGATVAALAARFPGVRVELVDIDPARAVTAAALGVGFAHPDAATDGCDLVFHASATSAGLTRSLELLAAEGTVVDLSWYGDRPVTVPLGEHFHSRRLTVRSSQVGRVAPARRERHGYAGRLALALDLLADERFDTLLTGESNFTDLPGVLPLLAAGELPALCHVIRYPTGG; this comes from the coding sequence ATGACGCTGCGCGATCATGCGTTCTGGCTGCGTACCCCGGGCACCGGCGAGATCCGGCCGGTCGAGGTCGATTCGCCCGGCCCCGGCGAGGTCCTGGTGCGGACCCGGTTCACCGGGCTCAGCCGGGGCACCGAGACGCTGGTCTTCCGGGGCGAGGTGCCGCCCAGCCAGTACGCCGCGATGCGCGCCCCCTATCAGGACGGCGACTTCCCCGCACCGGTCAAGTACGGCTACCTCAACGTCGGACAGGTCGAGCAGGGCCCAGCCGAGCTCGTCGGGCGTACCGTCTTCTGCCTCTACCCGCACCAGACCCGCTACGTCGTGCCGGCCGACGCGGTCACCGTGGTCCCGGACAGCGTGCCGCCCCGCCGCGCCGTGCTCGCCGGCACGGTGGAGACCGCGGTCAACGCCCTGTGGGACGCCGCTCCCCTGCTCGGTGACCGGATCACCGTGGTCGGCGCCGGCATGGTCGGCGCCACCGTCGCCGCGCTCGCCGCCCGGTTCCCCGGCGTACGGGTCGAACTGGTCGACATCGACCCCGCACGGGCCGTGACCGCCGCCGCGCTCGGCGTCGGCTTCGCCCACCCGGACGCCGCCACCGACGGGTGCGACCTGGTGTTCCACGCCAGTGCCACGTCGGCCGGGTTGACCCGGTCGCTGGAGTTGCTCGCCGCCGAGGGCACGGTGGTCGACCTCAGCTGGTACGGCGACCGCCCGGTCACCGTGCCGCTCGGCGAACACTTCCACTCCCGCCGGTTGACCGTACGTAGCAGCCAGGTCGGCCGGGTCGCCCCGGCCCGGCGCGAGCGGCACGGGTACGCCGGACGGCTCGCTCTCGCCTTGGACCTGCTCGCCGACGAGAGGTTCGACACGCTGCTGACCGGCGAGAGCAATTTCACCGACCTGCCCGGAGTGCTGCCCCTGCTCGCGGCCGGCGAGTTGCCGGCTTTGTGCCACGTGATCCGCTACCCGACTGGAGGATGA
- a CDS encoding lysylphosphatidylglycerol synthase transmembrane domain-containing protein: MKGKVWAWLRLTGGATILGLLAWRLGTNAFLDGMRVIDVRVLLLAVGIGLLTTVCSAWRWCLVARGMGLALPLAGAVADYYRAIFLNAALPGGVLGDVHRAVRHGREVADVGRGVRAVVLERTAGQLVLFAVAAGVLLTLPVPASARLVTAAQVTVAMVAAAALVVAMFVAVRRRRPQVRRADAAGSGRSWWTRAVGRTVADLRNGLLARRTWPGVALLSVAALAGHLATFLVAARAAGSTAPLHQLAPLMVLALLAMAVPLNVGGWGPREGVTAWAFGAAGLGAGLGLTVAVVYGLLALTASLPGAGVLAARWLRRLPAARQRPPLRLRLRLRPRPAT; this comes from the coding sequence GTGAAGGGCAAGGTCTGGGCCTGGCTACGACTGACGGGTGGGGCAACCATCCTCGGGCTGCTGGCCTGGCGGCTCGGCACCAACGCGTTCCTGGACGGGATGCGGGTGATCGACGTGCGGGTGCTGCTGCTCGCGGTCGGGATCGGGTTGTTGACCACGGTCTGCAGCGCTTGGCGGTGGTGTCTGGTCGCCCGGGGGATGGGGCTGGCGCTGCCGCTGGCCGGGGCGGTCGCCGACTACTACCGGGCGATCTTCCTCAACGCCGCGCTGCCCGGTGGGGTGCTGGGTGACGTGCACCGCGCGGTCCGGCACGGCCGTGAGGTGGCCGACGTGGGCCGGGGGGTACGCGCGGTGGTGCTGGAGCGGACCGCCGGTCAGCTGGTGCTGTTCGCGGTCGCCGCAGGGGTGCTGCTGACGCTGCCGGTGCCGGCATCCGCGCGGCTGGTCACCGCGGCTCAGGTGACGGTGGCCATGGTCGCGGCGGCGGCGCTGGTGGTGGCGATGTTCGTGGCGGTACGCCGCCGTCGGCCACAGGTCCGTCGAGCGGACGCCGCCGGGTCCGGCAGGTCCTGGTGGACCCGCGCGGTGGGGCGGACTGTCGCCGACCTGCGCAACGGTTTGCTGGCTCGACGGACCTGGCCCGGGGTGGCGTTGCTGTCGGTCGCCGCGCTGGCCGGTCACCTCGCCACCTTCCTGGTCGCGGCCCGCGCCGCCGGGTCGACGGCTCCGCTGCACCAACTGGCACCGTTGATGGTGCTGGCGTTGTTGGCGATGGCGGTGCCGTTGAACGTCGGCGGCTGGGGGCCGCGGGAAGGGGTGACCGCGTGGGCGTTCGGCGCCGCCGGGCTCGGCGCGGGCCTCGGGTTGACCGTGGCGGTGGTGTACGGCCTGCTGGCGTTGACGGCGAGCCTGCCGGGTGCCGGTGTGCTGGCGGCCCGCTGGTTGCGTCGGCTGCCGGCGGCCCGGCAACGGCCACCACTGCGGCTACGGCTACGGCTGCGACCGCGTCCGGCGACGTGA
- a CDS encoding dihydrofolate reductase family protein codes for MVERPYVLLSCGMSIDGYLDNASGRRLLLSNDADFDRVDAVRADCDAILVGAGTVRRDDPRLLVRSADRRRRRVAAGHPPTPMKVTVTGSADLDPQARFFTVGDVDKVVYCATASLDSARSRLAGLASVVDCGDPVDLRRVVGDLHVRGVGRLMVEGGGRVHTQFLTAGLADELHLVVAPIFVGDSRAPRFVGDGNFPWHADRRATLVEVRQIGDVALLRYALSSRFGEQ; via the coding sequence GTGGTTGAGCGACCCTACGTCCTGCTCAGCTGCGGCATGTCGATCGACGGGTATCTGGACAACGCGAGCGGGCGGCGTCTGCTGCTGTCCAACGACGCCGACTTCGACCGGGTCGACGCGGTACGCGCCGACTGCGACGCGATCCTGGTCGGGGCCGGCACGGTGCGCCGCGACGACCCTCGGTTGCTGGTCCGGTCGGCGGACCGCCGGCGTCGGCGGGTGGCCGCCGGCCACCCACCCACCCCGATGAAGGTCACCGTCACCGGCAGCGCCGACCTCGACCCGCAGGCGCGGTTCTTCACCGTCGGCGACGTCGACAAGGTCGTGTACTGCGCCACGGCGAGCCTGGACAGCGCCCGCAGCCGACTCGCCGGACTCGCCAGCGTCGTCGACTGCGGTGACCCGGTCGACCTGCGACGGGTCGTCGGCGACCTGCATGTACGGGGCGTCGGCCGGTTGATGGTCGAAGGTGGCGGACGGGTGCACACCCAGTTCCTCACCGCGGGGCTGGCCGACGAACTGCACCTGGTGGTCGCCCCGATCTTCGTCGGCGACTCCCGGGCACCCCGGTTCGTCGGCGACGGCAACTTCCCGTGGCACGCCGACCGGCGGGCGACGCTGGTCGAGGTCCGCCAGATCGGCGACGTGGCCCTGTTGCGCTACGCCCTGTCGTCCCGGTTCGGCGAGCAGTAG
- a CDS encoding TM2 domain-containing protein, protein MSQTTAVPATEQKSWLVALLLSFFLGGFGAHRFYVGKIGTGVLMLVTFGGLGLWALIDFIVILIGKFTDKQGQPLAK, encoded by the coding sequence ATGTCGCAGACCACGGCCGTACCGGCCACCGAGCAGAAGTCCTGGCTCGTCGCGCTGCTGCTCAGCTTCTTCCTCGGTGGGTTCGGAGCGCACCGGTTCTACGTTGGCAAGATCGGGACCGGCGTTCTGATGCTGGTCACCTTCGGTGGACTGGGCCTCTGGGCGCTGATCGACTTCATCGTCATCCTGATCGGCAAGTTCACCGACAAGCAGGGCCAGCCGCTGGCCAAGTGA
- a CDS encoding 6-carboxytetrahydropterin synthase → MFSVTVRDHIMVAHSFTGDVFGPAQRLHGATFVVDATFKRTDLDSDNIVVDIGLATEQLKAVLAELNYRNLDDEPAFAGVNTSTEWLAKLIADRLADRVHAGDLGAGARGLTAIGVTLHESHIAWASYERAL, encoded by the coding sequence ATGTTCAGCGTCACCGTACGTGACCACATCATGGTCGCCCACAGCTTCACCGGTGACGTGTTCGGCCCGGCGCAACGGCTGCACGGGGCCACCTTCGTCGTCGACGCTACCTTCAAGCGCACCGACCTCGACAGCGACAACATCGTCGTCGACATCGGTCTGGCCACCGAGCAGCTCAAGGCCGTACTGGCCGAGTTGAACTACCGCAACCTCGACGACGAGCCGGCGTTCGCCGGGGTCAACACCTCCACCGAGTGGCTGGCCAAGTTGATCGCCGACCGGCTGGCCGACCGGGTACACGCCGGCGACCTCGGTGCCGGTGCCCGTGGGCTGACCGCAATCGGCGTCACCCTGCATGAGTCGCACATCGCCTGGGCGAGCTACGAGCGGGCGCTCTGA